A segment of the Lycium ferocissimum isolate CSIRO_LF1 chromosome 5, AGI_CSIRO_Lferr_CH_V1, whole genome shotgun sequence genome:
TTTTTTAAGTGTTTCCTGAAGTTAAAAAATTATTGGATTCATTGCAGGTCAATGCAGCTGGGGATCTGTGCGCTATTTGCCAGGAGAAAATGCATGCCCCAATCTTATTACGTTGTAAACACATATTTTGCGAAGATTGTGTATCTGAATGGTTAGTTTTCTGCATCTTCTCCTGCATGTTGTGCTAGGACTCACCTTGAGCATGGCCACTTTATGATGCTATGTTCTTTAGTGGAATAAGCTCTTTCTCTAGCAGCTTTTAATGATTGTGGTAGGAATAAGCGAATAAGCTAAGATTGTACATAACATGTCGACCAAGCACATTGAATATGTGATGTTCTTTCTTCAGTTTGTTTGATATCTATATTAGATTGGGTATCTGATGTAAATCTCATAAAATTTTGTTGAGGaagtttattatttcatttttgcttGTGTTTGCTTTACCTCAGACAGATGGATCCCAAAAAAATCTATGATTTAATTATACATATCTTGAGTTCTGAATATTTGTCTCTTCCTCTTTTGGTGCTCCAGAAAACAAACATAGAAATATCCTTTCATTTGTctccatttttttcctccaatcAGTCACAGAAGGCATTCCTCCCCCAATCGAAAGAGATtgaccaaagaaaaaaaatctattcACGTATTTCCTCTTTCTGAGAAGATTCACTTAGtttcaattttgaaattaattttgtCAATTATGCGTTCCTCCTCATTGTGAATATCATCTCATTCCTCTTCCTTGTTTTTGGTGCGAAGAGACCTAGTAGACTATTTCCATAGTGGAAAGACAATCTTGAAGATTTCCTCTTAAGTTTTTGTATGCCATGCTTGATGCTTGATTACTCACTATGTTCTGCTGTCAGGTTTGAGAGGGAGAGAACATGCCCTTTATGCAGGGCTTTGGTAAAATCTGCCGATCTTAAATCATTTGCTGATGGTTCAACTAGTCTCTTTTACCAGTTATTCTGAAGGGATATTTGTTAATGTGAGGGAGTTTCTAATTTAAAGCGGCCAGCTCTGCTTAGACCAGCTATGTCGGATCTCCATCagcagaaagagaaattgacatTCCATTCCGTAGGACTCTGATTTTCCCCTTCCAGAAATTGGAGTGGCTTGTCACGATTTTTGAGGCCATTGTTTATTTGCTGATCCATAGGAGCAGCAGCTGTTGTTCATATGTTTATAAATGAAAACTATATGTATTGGTCCACTAGTCAACAAAACTAGCAGTTTTAAAACTCATGGTGTAGCTCATTTTTCATATACTATATGTACTTTATGTCCCAATAGGAGTTATGATTAACTTATTATTTGGAGGGGTTTTGTAAGGCATAACCAAGCGCGTAATCTGCATTCTCATTTGTGTAGTAATTTATGTGAGATCGTTAAATAGGTAAACCATCTTTTGGGGAAAAGTTCAGTTCCTGGGAGCTCTATAATGCCGCAAGAGGACATTCAAGTCATAAACAGGATAGCCTCGTTCCATGACAACCTAGTAGATTCATCTCACTTCTGACGTCATAACCTTTAGAAGACGCCATGCTAGTATCGCTCATCATTCTTGCACAACAAACAACCGTAGTatatttcacaaattcaacaagctcttGGTCAAAATGATCCCTTTCATCACCAACCTCAAAATATCGAGCGAACCTACGAACACGTCCTTTACTGAAGGATTACAACCGCCTATTTCCATAAGAATCACTCGTCATAGTTAACTTCCCCCACTTGACATAAAGCCGATATCCATTTCCTCAAAAGAACCCCCAAACCACTTATTCTTACTCCACCACCATAGTCCCATCCTGTCGAAAGTTCACTTAGCCTCTCATACCCCATGCATTATCAAACTTAGCACACCCCGTGCTCCCATCAGATGAGTCATACATTGTGACCGTCGTGTCACCACACTTGACTATTCAAATTCTCTTCAATACACCTCACCTCCGTAGGATAGAAAGAAAACCATTTCCACATCCGAATCTCTATATTCTATGCCAACCTCCCGGGCCACTGATGCTCGGCCTTGATCTGatgacaattcgggcactaaGCCACATAATATGtcacattctttttcatatcgttcTACCAGTAGACCActttaaggtcatgatacatctttgtcaaACCAGGACGAATGGAATACCTAGAACCATGTGCTTCTGCCATAATCCTTTCTCATAGTCCCTCAACATCAACaacgacgacaacaacaacaacatacccagtgaaatcccacaatgtggggtctggggagggtaaagtgtacgcagaccttacccctatctcggaaGACATAAGAAACACATAATCTTCCTTGTCATTCCAACGTACCATCTCCCCCTTGCTTGAAAGTCATAATTCTGTGCTGTTGGATCCCCTCTTTAAGCTAAAGCAGGAAGGGATCGTCATACCGCTTTTCCTTCACCTCTGCAACCAAGGATGATTCAACACCATTCTGAACAATCACCCCTCCATCCTCTGAGTCTCGGACTCCTAAGCTCGCCAATCTACAAAtgtctgtcacaccccaaatctAAGTGAGGCGGAcagacactcggtgccttaatTTGGCTGAGTGAACCAACCTGTAACATCTCATATAACTAAATCTATCTCAACACGGAAGGTCTTAAGTCAACTTCTTTTCTGCCCGAGTACAGTACTAAATAGCGCATGCGTAACataaatgaaaaagaattaaaacACTCAAAAAGAGACCAGAAAAAAAGAATGGAAGAATGAATAGGACACCTTTTTCCAACTCTTCTCTATTCGACGGAACAAGACATCCGTACTTAcaagatttaaaataaataaaaaaagaattaaacaatcaagaagaaacaaaaaagaaaaagaaaaaaaaggactttTTGTTTACCAATTCTTCTCAATTCCCCAACTTAATCTCCCCACATATGCCACAAAACTGAAGAAGGAAAATGTGATATAGTATACTACTCTAATATTAAAACTTGAAAGAAATTCGGTACTCGCAATTCAGCAGCAGCATATCATTGACTTCTTATATCTTCCCCcgtggaagttggaaaattggaaCTTGTTGGAGCTTCATTCTGAGAACCATCTGCTGTTACTTGGGGTGCAATGGAAGCAAGAGCTTTCACAGAGGGGCTGCGAGAGAGGGGTACCTCCGAGGGGGTACGTGGGGATGAAGGTGTTGGAGGGGAAGTAGAAAGCATCCTTGAGACAGCAGGTACGGGGTACACTTCTGTTACTTCATCAATGCCTTCATCTAGATACACAACATCTTGCATTGTTAATTGGTGGTACTCCACTATCTCTCTTAAGAAGCGATTCTCACGAGCATACACTGAATTCTCATGCGCTAGACGAGCCTTCTCTGCTAATAGTGTCTCAAGTTGAAGCCGTATCTGCAATTTCAGATGATACCAAAAGCTTTAAGTGCACAATGGATGTAgtttaattaacaatttcaaaTGTTAAAACGAATGGAATAAAGGCATTGAGTATGTTTTTACGCCACTTGCTTTTCTCTAAGCACCTTGCTCCTTTCAATGAAATTTGAATGGTATACTAGCAGCAAGGAGCACATATATGAATTGAAGTCACTAGAATTTATAACCATCACATTGGCCAATCACAGAAGAAGTGTCCGTGAGATAGATTTTTGCCACGATTTGCTTGTTATAATGAATATCAAATCTCGCAGAGGTAATGCTCTTCTTAAGTTTGTTGAAGATAATATTTAGATTCTTATGCACTGTCTCACTCTTCAAAGTGGCAACTGAAGGGGAAAAAACACTAAATCTAAGACAAAACTTTTCAAGATTGTAAGATCTGCTTCTTGCTGCTTCCAGATGACTTacgaaggaagaagaagatataATGTCAAAGGAATGCTTATTACATGAAAACGCATATTACATTTGTACAAGTAGGTGGAGGAATTACCATGTCATCATCTTCAGGATTGTCTCCCTTTTCACAAGACTCCCGaaggattttattttcttcttcaagcTGAGAACACCTTAGTTTTGCAAAAGCAAGATCTGCTTTAACAGTTTTTAGTTCTCGTAGAAGAAGCTTGGCTTTGGCAGCAGTTGCCATCGCCACCTGAAACCCAAAATACATGCCAATGATGCACTTCACCAGTAAGGAGATATATTACCAAAGGAAGTTCATAATAAAACCCCACACAAGAATTCAGAACAATAAGGGAGCTATGTAAACCTGTGCCCTACCATTTAGAGAACCCATGGGATTTCATTCTGTTAAGTTAATATTGGTATTGAGGGTAATCAGGTGAACTACTGCTAATATATGAATGCAAAATTATGTCATCCATTTGTGTACTTTTCTCAAATAATCTTACTAATGGAATATTTAGTTAGTGATAGGAcacttccacttgccaaaagtaCAACACAATGTCACAGTTCCGATTTTGAACTACAGTTGTGAAGTAGACCTGAAATCTGGAAAAGCGTTCTCTCTGGATATTTTATTGCCTTAGTTCTAGATGAGCAAGAAATACATTATAACAAGTTGCCAACTTACATCACGAGATGCCTTTAGTTGATCCTCATGATTGGTTTGTCTTGAGGATTGCTGCCATTCGCTATGTAGACCAGAGACATGATTTTGTTCCTCAGAGTTGGCACCTTTTCTCCTGATCTGCAGTTTGCGCGTCTCTTGAATAATGTCAGCGGTCTTGTTCTCAACAATTGTACGCCCCTCCTGAGATTCAAGAAAAACTTATGTTGAAGCAGCACTAACCTGATTAGGAAATCACATACACTATAAGCTATTCTTCTGAAAATCAACTTGCATTAGATGACAAATTGAGCCATGATCCTCATTCTTAGGCACAATAGAATAGAAAAAGATGAGATAGATAATTtccaaataaacagttcattTATATATTAAACACATACATGTGGACATGAGGAATCATGAATATGAAATTAGAGAAGAGCCTTGCACTTTCATAAATCTATTTGAATTGGTCATTCAATGCGAATATACTATTACAAGCTTATAACTTCAGCTTAATATGTCATAAAACACTGTATCAACTAAACAATCATTTGAAACAGATAAAGATTTTCAGGAAAATAGGAAATTATAAATTAGTGTAGAAATCATGTCAGACAATTAATGAACATAGGAAGTACCACAATTAACAAACTTCAAAAGCTAGCATATGAGCTTCTTTGCAAAGAAATGGTACTTATTATACCTCCAATGCATTTCCAATGGTGTCACCAATGTGGTTCAAAGAAGATGTGAGTGCATCCAGGCCTTTCCGCAGTTTCGGATTATCCATTTTTCTGGACACATTAGGGTTCTGATATTGCTGATAAAACTGGATATTGAGAAGGATATTGGAAAGTTAGATCAGAAGCTCATAACATAAGCATGAAGTGTTTACTGAAGCATTCCTTTGGATAAACAGAAGAGACGAAGTTCTATAAATGGGGATAAAACGAGAAAATAGTTGTAGTTATATTCCTGCTTGAGGTTATTCATGTTTTATGGGGTCAATGATCACCTGGGTTTCTTTTAGGGAGCTGCTGCCCGGAGCTTCGAATTGCGGTGAAATGTTGTCATCTTCAAGAATTGCTTTAGCTTTCTTTGCCAGAACTCCCCAAAAACCACCTGTTTCATTGGAACTTGACAATGATGTATATTCATAGGAAGGAGGAGCAGCCTGATTTCCAAGCAAATTGCACGTGAATATCAGAACCGAGAAAGTAGTTGTAAAATATGATGGCAAATGCTAGCCGTGGAAACCTTTCTTATGGAACAcgaaaaaacacaaaaatatgGGGCACAACGAAGTCCGCACCGACTATTCGGATTACATATCAAgttcaaaattaaaaatcagaATGTGCACTGGTAAGAATTAGCAGTTTAAATAGTTAaacattaactttttttttttttatatttgataaACGTGATGTCCAGGATACCTGCCACCTCCCACCCGCAAAAAGTACCAGGTAAGATCCACCAAGACTAGTTAATGAACTAATTAACTAGGCCTCAATCAAATATTAGTTGGGATCTGTTGTATGAATCCTCTGTATTTCCAGTCCAATCAGGTTCATTTCATTCCAATACTAGATAAGCAGGGGAGAAAAGTTTCAGTTTCAATAAACTGAAACTTTTACTTTCTTCAACATTTATATGCATTTaatcagaggcggatctaggatttgacgGTGGCAGGTgccacaattttcttcaatgtacatTTTGTTAGGAACGTGTATTTGGGTCGGGTCCATCACTTTTGAGTTTAttcgggtcaacttaataggccgttttttatttgcaaatataaaattacatctcaaaaatcaagaaacgaacataattagcatcttaaacaaggaatcacacccattaacaacagaagtaaaatcaacattttcaccaaggaACTTacatcttttatgtatattaaaaaatgaacttgcacaagtaaaataacatcttcaataagggaattacaccaatcaaactaagaaaaataatagaaaaactcttcaataggtaaattACACCCCATaggtaaatgtagaattaggtAAACaacaagttctcaaaaataaatcataaatttcatgtctTTTCTAAGCAACGCTtacgaaatttccatcacaatttaagtagtaaataGATTGAATGTAACAATTATAGAAAAGCAcgaatttttataatacactccctccgtccatttttatttattcactACACTAAAAtagatgtccacttttacttggaAGTTGCATAGTTTGAAAacccaagacataatttaccattttatacctatcttacacttattattaagtactcccattcatttctcattttatttattacttattaagagtgtcccaagtcaaatatagacaagtaaacatggacggagggagtaatcaacaagaaaaattataaaaaaattgaattttgatctcaaccCAAAATTCTcattgagacccaagtttttcgatttaaatactcacagatttAATTttagggattttgaagtttctattttgtgtgttctcgctagagatcacagataaaataatagaatagatgaaagacaatataaataataaaaagataaatagaaaattaggaGAGCCAAAAAGGGAAATGACTGGTACGAAGGAACTAAAAAGCACGAAGAAAGACGGGAGTCGgaaaatgttcaagatagattcaaacttgtgtctacCAGCCATGACACCTTTGTGTAATTTGCGACTGGGGGTGgtaggatcaaatatttaatctAGTTTAAGCAAATTGCAACATaggtatataaaaaatttatcaatCTACGGAGTGCCATGCCACCCCTACCCTAAAGATGGATCCGCCCTTGCATTTAATGCTCACAGATACAGGTGATTTCATCTTAACAGCAGTAGAAGGATATGCAATACTCCAAAAtaggtactccctccgtcctattTTAATCGTCGCTTTAACTCTTTTCAAGCCCATTAAGAAAAACAATTAATACAAGGTGTAATTTACTAAGTTATCCCTATTTATTATAAATGTTTTTTGAGAATTGAGTAAATATTAAAAAggaatactccctccgtctcaaaatatttgttgtggttactaaaaatagttgtctcaaattatttatcattttcgAAGTTCAAGGcaaaattaatcatctttttcctattttacccttggtagaatttttcttgaagacTACAAACCCCTCCATTAACACATAAATTGATTTGAACATTTAATGTAGAGAGATAATAACTTAGAAATAAATAAGGTTAAAGTAGTAAAAAAATCCCTTTCAATCATtgtttcttaaggggcgtgtaaACCAAAGAagcgacaaatattttgagatggagggagtacttcttTAATGTTGGAAATAGTTGCTAACTCTGGTGTTGAATtcctaaagtgacacttattttgggataaaTTTCTTAAGATAAAGAAACATttaaaatgggacggagggagtactgtAATTTTCAAGGAAGTAAATTTCTCTCACTCTGactaatagttattatctcaTAAAGTCGTCATTCATTCTTGATTAGAattttcttcaacaaaaaaagTGACTTACTGACATAATAACTATTAGTTGAATAATCATCAATCTGGAAATGAAGAGTGAGGGGATCTGACCTGAGAATTAGGATGTGGAAAAGCGGAATCGGCATAAgcagaggagagagaagagtcACGATGAGCGGCAGAGGCTCTAATCGCCTGAGCAGCCAGACTTGACGAAGAAATTGTATCTCttccttcatcatcatcatcaggaGGACGAAAAACGTTCTCCTCCTTGATAGTTGACGACTTTGTGATCCCTTGCCTCCTTCTATACGCCATTCAACGGGACTACCACGTACACAACCACTAAAttggatgtattattattattattattagttggatttgatttgattttgcaGAACAGAAATGTAAGGGAAGAGGGTGATGGAAAATTGGAGTTGGAGAGAGAATGTGCGGGAAAAGGAATCTAAAGTTGTAACCAACTTCTTTTTAAGTTGACATTATTTAATGCccctttattttattattaaatcCACCGTCTCATAACTGGAAGAgtctttttttctgttttttctttcttttcagtTTGCCTAAATTCACAGTACAGCACAAAATAGGCCCCATTGGATGATTTGTCAGCACATATTTTTAATTCAGCGAATTATACTTTGAAGTTACTTGTTGATTAAAAAATTTTGTTTCTGAATTTTATAGTAATATGAAATTTATGCTTACAAAATTACAGTTGTCAGCTTTATTTAGGAGAAGAAAGCTTTAGAGCCCGTATGCTTTATTTTTTGAGGTGAAAGGTTCAATtaattgttttaaaaatttatctAAAAGCGACCCTTATAATTCGAAAACgaacataaattatttttttttcgaaattttttgtttcaattattTAGGTGAAAGGTTCAATTTTGTTGTTAAAATTCGAAATTGCTCAATTTTACGCTTCGCTATATTTTGGATCCATTTTTACTCTTGTTTTAAGCAAATTATCTCGTTTTTTTGTCTTGGCATTAATAGAGCTTCAACTTGAAATGGATGAATTCCACGGGTCAAAATATTTCGAGAAAAATTTGCCATTTTACGTTTGAGTATGGTTTAAAATTCCCCGCAAATTGGAGCTCCACTAGGGTCAATTGCAAAAATGAAATGTTTTCATAACGGAAAGCTGGTAAGATTAGACCCAAAATATTATAGAGGGAAAAGTTGCTTAATTTCAGATAGTATTGGACAAATTTAAccattttcctttatttcttttagtaTTTTTTAGATATAAATGTCGTTAAAGTGCAGACCACacatataatataaccttcaatTAGAATTTTCATTATTTAACTATATAGATTTACGTATTCTTCATATATTCACTTGTGTTAGCAACTATTATTATGGTATATTGGTATGATTTCCCGAACTTGCTGGAGCAATGATGTCAAACTTTACGTTCCAGGAGACAAGACCATGAATGAAAGTTGGTGAAAGTATTACTGATGTTCATTCCACGCTATTTAGAGTACTTTTTATTCCAACTaactttcttatttttatttcatgttatcctaaaggccaaagtcatagatggacccTTGAACTTATCCTGATTTTCCATCTATTGTTTTGTAAATCCGAAccccgaacataagataaaatgtaCCATTTGAACCCCTCGCGCATTCTAACCTAAAGACACGCGCGAAACTCACTTTTTTTGAAGACATGGAAAAATAGACCAGTGACATGGAGCCATGTCATGTtacctgttttttttttgtttttaaataagccatgtcaacaaaaacaattaattttaagtCTATTTtcaaatctatttaaataattaaaaaaaaatgaaaaacccaacccatcctctccgatagcccacctCGCCGCCGCCACTGCTGCCGCTGCCTCCTCCGcagctttcttttttttttttttaatttttaatcgttaaaaattaattttaacaaaaactctattttaaaatcaatttaaataattttaaaaaattgaaaaacccaacccatcctctccgatagcccacttcaccGCCGCCACCGCCGTcattgcccccccccccccgccgccgcttcaaaatctatttaaatagcttttttgttaaaattaatttttaatgattaaaaatttaaaaaaagaaagcggCGATGGCGGCGGAGGAGGAGGCGGCGGCATAGGAGGCGGGGCGGCGGTGGCGGCGGTGAAgggggctatcggagaggatgggttgggtttttcaattttttttaattatttaaatagattttaaaatagagtttttgttaaaattaatttttaatgattaaaaattcaaaaaaaaaaaaattggtctctCACGCTCGTTTAAAGCAAAGAGCTTCACGCGTGTGCCCGGCACCACGAGGGGGTTCAAATGACAcagtttatcttatgttcggggGTTCAGATGGTCAACGTTTCAGTTGGGAGGTCTAGATGgaaaatcaggacaagttcaggggtccatctatgactttggcctatcctaaaaaaaattctatgtttcaggaataatttctttttctgcAGAGACTTATAaagagtccggagcctaaagggtataaaaatacacggtataaaccaaaagggagtagccaaaaatatatataccaaaagaggtataacgtggactgatccacgttataccccaactttttttttccctctatcAGAATcacaaaacgaaaaaaaaaaaaaaaattgtataacttggactgatccacgttatacaaataattttgtataacgtggtGATGTCCACGTTATACCCTGAGGCCAAATTGCTCTTCTAGCAATTCTTGAACACTCACATCTTCTTCTAATTTTATTcaacttttctctttcttcttttctttctattttgcaAATTTAAATTCTCAAGTGAATTCTTCTTGCAattttacttcttctttttttaacttACATAATATGAAAATTGAACGATCTGAAATGGAATATGATGGTATAGGATCCCAATTAATAATGACGATCTTAGCATTAGGCATCATAATTAATAAACAATCTCCTTTGTAGAATAAAATGTGGTTGGAATGTAAaactattttttctctttccttgtaagaaagaagaagaaacaattaAGAGAGAAAAATTCTCTCAAAATAGCATTTAAAACTTTTACTAACTAATTTAAGGGCAACTTACACaaatgactacactttgggTTTTTTCCAAGCATAGCTACACTTTTGCTAATTACATGTCGTAGCTACAGTAACGTGTATTCGAATTCGgttgtatttcgttgtattcaATTCGGACGTATTCAATTAAGCTGGATTCATTCCTAACTaattttacattgtattcaACTCAAAATACAACCGAATTTAAAATACAATAAGTtgaatacaatgtaaaattAGTTAGGAATGAATCCAGCTTAATTGAATACGTCCGAATtgaatacaacgaaatacaacCGAATTCGAATACACGTTACTGTAGCTACGACATGTAATTAGCAAAAGTGTAGCTATGCTTGGAAAAAAAcccaaagtgtagtcatttGTGTAAGTTGCCCTTAAATCGCTTAGTAAAAGTTTTAAATGCTATTTTGAGAGAATTTTTCTctcttaattctttcttcttctttcttacaaggaaagagaaaaaatagttTTACATTCCAACCACATTTTATTCTACAAAGGAGAttgtttattgattatgatgccTAATGCTAAAGATCGTCATTATTAATTGGGATCCTATACCATCATATTCCATTTCAGATCGTTCAATTTTCATATTatgtaagttaaaaaaaaaaaaaaaaaaaagtaaaattgcAAGAAGAATTCACTTGAGAATTTAAATTtgcaaaatagaaagaaaagaagacaagAGAAAAGTTGAATAAAATTAGAAGAAGATATGAGTGTTCAAGAATTGCTAGAAGAGCAATTTGGCCTCAGGGTATAACGTGGACATCAccacgttatacaaataattttgtataacgtggatcagtccacgttttacaaatatattttgtaaaacgtggactgatccacgttatacaattttttttttttttttcgttttgtgATTCTGacagagggaaaaaaaaagttggggtataacgtggatcagtccacgttataccccttttggtatatatattttcggcTACCCCTTTTAGTTTATatcgtgtatttttataccctttaggctccggactcgaCTTATAAATCTGTTCTTGTTAGTATACAATCAAAATGGTATTCTGAATCtacctttgttttgttttcatttCTGTACTCACGCTCATTTGAATGTACTATTGTTTTTAGCTTTTAACTTAAAAGGTCACGTTCCTTGTGTAAAAATGCGCTACTAGTTTGTCATGAATTGATGacccttcttttctttagcCATCCCATCTTTTCTGAAGTTAACTTCACTTATTCACGAAGAATGATCAATCATATGATATGTGTCACTTTGTCTTTCGATCCTTCACCTTGCACATTAAAGACCAACCAACACTAAATGATACTAACCGAAACAGGAAAGTAGAGAGGCTTGGCTTATAAAGTATCCAATAATTTTAAGTTGTTATAAGGATCAACTCAATCAGCTTGCTCAGAGGATATTTTAAATTCAATGTATAAGTTTTACATGATAGAAGAGCATCCAGCAACCAATCTATTTCGGAGAAATTAACAGCATTTGTTCAAGCTAACTCAGAGCTGAAGGGCCAAGTCAGTGTCTAATGGAGCTAATAATGAACAGTATGATGATTGATTATTGTAAATAAAAGATGGCATGGTCTGCGGAGTGTTTGGTTTGTCCTGTAGAGACACTGATGGATTTACTTCCCTTCCCATCTTATTATAACTTCCCTGACCATACAAGGACCTCTCCATGTTATCTCTTGATACCTGTGACATGTCATTTTTCCCTACTGGATTCATTTTATTTAGCTGAGCTTTCAAGAATGGCATATCAAAAATGAACCTGGAGCTAGCTCTTGCTGGAGATGGCACTACAGGAATCTTGTTGTTCAGTTTCAACTCCAAAGATTGGCTCATTGGCTCAACAAAACTTCGGTTGCTGCTGCTACCAACATTGTTGTTTTGATCACAAATAGCTTCTTCGTTTTCGTGCTTTGATCCAAAGCCGTTATTTTTGGTTTGATCTGGAATAGTCCCAGTGACATTGGACTCTACAATCTTGTTTTGTGATCGTGTG
Coding sequences within it:
- the LOC132056837 gene encoding uncharacterized protein LOC132056837 isoform X1, which produces MAYRRRQGITKSSTIKEENVFRPPDDDDEGRDTISSSSLAAQAIRASAAHRDSSLSSAYADSAFPHPNSQAAPPSYEYTSLSSSNETGGFWGVLAKKAKAILEDDNISPQFEAPGSSSLKETQFYQQYQNPNVSRKMDNPKLRKGLDALTSSLNHIGDTIGNALEEGRTIVENKTADIIQETRKLQIRRKGANSEEQNHVSGLHSEWQQSSRQTNHEDQLKASRDVAMATAAKAKLLLRELKTVKADLAFAKLRCSQLEEENKILRESCEKGDNPEDDDMIRLQLETLLAEKARLAHENSVYARENRFLREIVEYHQLTMQDVVYLDEGIDEVTEVYPVPAVSRMLSTSPPTPSSPRTPSEVPLSRSPSVKALASIAPQVTADGSQNEAPTINDMLLLNCEYRISFKF
- the LOC132056837 gene encoding uncharacterized protein LOC132056837 isoform X2 — translated: MAYRRRQGITKSSTIKEENVFRPPDDDDEGRDTISSSSLAAQAIRASAAHRDSSLSSAYADSAFPHPNSQAAPPSYEYTSLSSSNETGGFWGVLAKKAKAILEDDNISPQFEAPGSSSLKETQFYQQYQNPNVSRKMDNPKLRKGLDALTSSLNHIGDTIGNALEEGRTIVENKTADIIQETRKLQIRRKGANSEEQNHVSGLHSEWQQSSRQTNHEDQLKASRDVAMATAAKAKLLLRELKTVKADLAFAKLRCSQLEEENKILRESCEKGDNPEDDDMIRLQLETLLAEKARLAHENSVYARENRFLREIVEYHQLTMQDVVYLDEGIDEVTEVYPVPAVSRMLSTSPPTPSSPRTPSEVPLSRSPSVKALASIAPQVTADGSQNEAPTSSNFPTSTGEDIRSQ